A window of Cellulomonas fimi contains these coding sequences:
- the ruvA gene encoding Holliday junction branch migration protein RuvA yields the protein MIASVRGTVLAVRLDAAVVEVGGVGMLVQATPATLAGLRVGAQATLSTSLVVREDSLTLFGFADADEREVFEVLQTVSGVGPRLALAMLAVHTPDGLRRAVAGEDLAALMRVPGIGRKGAQRIVLELGDRLGAPVPAAGGAPAAASASDDRRDQVVEALVGLGWNARTAGDAVERVLADAPGPVAADEVAGVLRAALRTLGGGHG from the coding sequence GTGATCGCGTCGGTGCGGGGGACGGTCCTGGCGGTGCGGCTCGACGCGGCGGTGGTCGAGGTCGGCGGCGTCGGGATGCTCGTGCAGGCCACGCCCGCGACGCTCGCTGGGCTCCGGGTCGGCGCGCAGGCCACGCTGTCGACGTCGCTCGTCGTCCGCGAGGACTCGCTCACGCTGTTCGGGTTCGCCGACGCCGACGAGCGCGAGGTCTTCGAGGTGCTCCAGACCGTGTCCGGCGTCGGCCCGCGGCTGGCCCTCGCGATGCTCGCCGTGCACACGCCCGACGGTCTGCGCCGTGCGGTCGCGGGGGAGGACCTCGCCGCTCTCATGCGCGTCCCGGGCATCGGGCGCAAGGGTGCGCAGCGGATCGTCCTGGAGCTCGGCGACCGTCTCGGCGCCCCCGTGCCCGCCGCGGGAGGTGCCCCGGCGGCCGCGTCGGCGTCCGACGACCGGCGCGACCAGGTGGTCGAGGCGCTCGTGGGGCTCGGTTGGAACGCGCGGACGGCGGGCGACGCGGTCGAGCGCGTGCTCGCGGATGCCCCCGGGCCGGTCGCCGCCGACGAGGTCGCGGGCGTGCTGCGCGCCGCGCTGCGGACGCTCGGCGGCGGGCATGGCTGA
- the yajC gene encoding preprotein translocase subunit YajC yields MPDLSFLLFVAVAFGLLWLMTSRSRKQQRTAQEFRNNLAPGDEIMTGSGLFGTVVEVDGDVITVESTPGNRTRWIRAAIAKKVDPPVEEDEYTDEADDETTDDEAVTDADRIARANDEVIDVPDDLSTLPPVLRKKDDEPDTK; encoded by the coding sequence GTGCCGGACCTCAGCTTCCTCCTCTTCGTCGCCGTCGCCTTCGGCCTGCTCTGGCTCATGACGAGCCGCAGCCGCAAGCAGCAGCGCACGGCGCAGGAGTTCCGGAACAACCTCGCCCCCGGGGACGAGATCATGACCGGCTCCGGCCTGTTCGGCACCGTGGTGGAGGTCGACGGCGACGTCATCACCGTCGAGTCGACCCCGGGCAACCGCACGCGCTGGATCCGCGCCGCGATCGCCAAGAAGGTCGACCCGCCCGTGGAGGAGGACGAGTACACGGACGAGGCCGACGACGAGACGACCGACGACGAGGCCGTGACCGATGCCGACCGCATCGCGCGCGCCAACGACGAGGTCATCGACGTCCCCGACGACCTGTCGACGCTGCCGCCCGTCCTGCGCAAGAAGGACGACGAGCCGGACACCAAGTAA
- a CDS encoding NUDIX hydrolase produces the protein MTSDLHGPGAADGTRSSAALGLPGEPGPGLTAAGESTVAARGHADGGGPVHGLGPEWRPGPDGLLFRRAARVILLDEDDRLLLMRGHDVDQPERSWWFTVGGGIDDGEDSRTAALRELREETGIVLDPDALQGPVLTRSAIFDFFAQHCRQDEDLYLARVHSTRVGELSRAGWTELEAGVLDELRWWPLDELAAVEIEVFPVGLADLVRDLVRGWDGTVRHLGLAHEH, from the coding sequence GTGACCTCCGACCTGCACGGTCCCGGGGCCGCGGACGGCACGAGGTCGTCCGCGGCCCTCGGCCTGCCCGGAGAGCCCGGGCCGGGACTCACGGCGGCCGGTGAGAGCACCGTCGCCGCCCGCGGGCACGCCGACGGCGGGGGACCGGTGCACGGTCTGGGCCCGGAGTGGCGTCCTGGACCGGACGGTCTGCTGTTCCGCCGCGCGGCGCGGGTGATCCTGCTCGACGAGGACGACCGCCTGCTGCTCATGCGCGGGCACGACGTCGACCAGCCCGAGCGCAGCTGGTGGTTCACCGTCGGCGGCGGCATCGACGACGGCGAGGACTCCCGGACGGCGGCGCTGCGCGAGCTCCGCGAGGAGACGGGGATCGTCCTCGACCCGGACGCGCTGCAGGGTCCCGTGCTCACCCGGTCCGCGATCTTCGACTTCTTCGCGCAGCACTGCCGCCAGGACGAGGACCTCTACCTGGCACGCGTGCACTCGACGCGGGTCGGCGAGCTGAGCCGCGCGGGCTGGACGGAGCTCGAGGCGGGCGTGCTCGACGAGCTGCGCTGGTGGCCGCTCGACGAGCTCGCCGCGGTGGAGATCGAGGTCTTCCCCGTCGGCCTGGCCGACCTCGTGCGCGACCTCGTGCGGGGGTGGGACGGCACGGTGCGGCACCTGGGGCTCGCGCACGAGCACTGA
- the pdxT gene encoding pyridoxal 5'-phosphate synthase glutaminase subunit PdxT, producing MTVTVGVLALQGDVREHVAALTTEGAHAVPVRRERELDAVDALVIPGGESTTIDKLLRAFDLFEPVQRRLRDGMPAYGSCAGMILLADRVLGGIEGQRTLGGVDVTVRRNAFGRQVDSFETDLTIDGVEDGPLHAVFIRAPWVEEVGPAAQVVGRVESGPAAGRIVAVRQGPVLVTSFHPEVTGDTRVHRLFVEIVRESQG from the coding sequence GTGACCGTGACCGTCGGAGTCCTCGCCCTGCAGGGCGACGTGCGCGAGCACGTCGCCGCCCTCACGACCGAGGGCGCGCACGCCGTGCCCGTCCGTCGTGAGCGCGAGCTCGACGCGGTGGACGCGCTCGTGATCCCGGGCGGGGAGTCGACGACGATCGACAAGCTGCTGCGTGCGTTCGACCTCTTCGAGCCGGTGCAGCGCCGCCTGCGCGACGGGATGCCCGCCTACGGGTCGTGCGCGGGGATGATCCTGCTCGCCGACCGGGTCCTCGGCGGCATCGAGGGGCAGCGGACGCTCGGCGGCGTCGACGTCACGGTGCGCCGCAACGCGTTCGGCCGGCAGGTCGACTCGTTCGAGACCGACCTCACGATCGACGGCGTCGAGGACGGCCCGCTGCACGCGGTGTTCATCCGCGCACCGTGGGTCGAGGAGGTCGGCCCGGCCGCCCAGGTCGTCGGGCGCGTCGAGTCGGGTCCCGCCGCCGGTAGGATCGTCGCGGTCCGCCAGGGGCCTGTCCTCGTCACCTCCTTCCACCCGGAGGTCACGGGCGACACCCGGGTGCACCGTCTGTTCGTCGAGATCGTCCGCGAGAGCCAGGGGTAG
- a CDS encoding YebC/PmpR family DNA-binding transcriptional regulator — translation MSGHSKWATTKHKKAVVDAKRGKLFAKLVKNIEVAARTGGGDPAGNPTLFDAIQKAKKSSVPNDNIDRALKRGSGQEAGGADYQTIMYEGYGPGGIAVLVECLTDNRNRAASDVRVAFTRNGGQMADPGSVSYIFSRKGVVIVPKEGTDEDAVMEAVLDAGGEEVNDLGESFEVLSEATDLVPVRTSLQDAGIEYDSADVVFWPSTQIEVDAEGARKILRLIDALEDSDDVQNVYANFDASDEVMAELEDD, via the coding sequence ATGTCGGGTCATTCCAAGTGGGCCACCACCAAGCACAAGAAGGCCGTCGTCGACGCGAAGCGCGGCAAGCTCTTCGCGAAGCTGGTCAAGAACATCGAGGTGGCCGCCCGCACGGGCGGTGGTGACCCCGCGGGCAACCCGACGCTGTTCGACGCCATCCAGAAGGCGAAGAAGTCGTCGGTCCCGAACGACAACATCGACCGCGCGCTCAAGCGCGGGTCCGGCCAGGAGGCCGGCGGTGCCGACTACCAGACGATCATGTACGAGGGCTACGGCCCCGGCGGCATCGCGGTGCTGGTCGAGTGCCTCACCGACAACCGCAACCGTGCCGCGTCCGACGTGCGCGTCGCGTTCACCCGCAACGGCGGCCAGATGGCCGACCCGGGCTCGGTGTCGTACATCTTCAGCCGCAAGGGCGTCGTCATCGTCCCCAAGGAGGGCACCGACGAGGACGCCGTCATGGAGGCGGTCCTCGACGCGGGCGGCGAGGAGGTCAACGACCTCGGCGAGTCCTTCGAGGTGCTGAGCGAGGCGACCGACCTGGTGCCCGTCCGCACGTCCCTGCAGGACGCCGGCATCGAGTACGACTCCGCCGACGTGGTGTTCTGGCCGTCGACCCAGATCGAGGTGGACGCCGAGGGCGCCCGCAAGATCCTGCGCCTCATCGACGCGCTCGAGGACTCCGACGACGTGCAGAACGTCTACGCGAACTTCGACGCCTCCGACGAGGTCATGGCGGAGCTCGAGGACGACTGA
- the pdxS gene encoding pyridoxal 5'-phosphate synthase lyase subunit PdxS, translating to MTSENTQPTTTTQEPAVGTARVKRGMAEMLKGGVIMDVVTAEQAKIAEDAGAVAVMALERVPADIRAQGGVARMSDPDLIDGIIEAVSIPVMAKARIGHFVEAQVLQSLGVDYVDESEVLTPADYAHHIDKWAFTVPFVCGATNLGEALRRITEGAAMIRSKGEAGTGDVSNATTHMRTLRDEIRRLTSLPEDELYLAAKELQAPFDLVKEVATAGKLPVVLFTAGGIATPADAAMMMQLGAEGVFVGSGIFKSGNPAERAAAIVKATTFFDDPDVVAKVSRGLGEAMVGINVDDVPVPHRLAERGW from the coding sequence GTGACCAGCGAGAACACCCAGCCGACCACCACGACGCAGGAGCCGGCCGTCGGCACCGCGCGCGTCAAGCGCGGCATGGCGGAGATGCTCAAGGGCGGCGTGATCATGGACGTCGTCACCGCGGAGCAGGCGAAGATCGCCGAGGACGCGGGCGCCGTGGCCGTCATGGCCCTCGAGCGCGTGCCGGCCGACATCCGTGCGCAGGGCGGCGTCGCGCGCATGAGCGACCCCGACCTGATCGACGGCATCATCGAGGCCGTCTCCATCCCGGTCATGGCGAAGGCCCGTATCGGCCACTTCGTCGAGGCGCAGGTGCTCCAGTCGCTCGGTGTCGACTACGTCGACGAGTCCGAGGTGCTGACCCCCGCCGACTACGCGCACCACATCGACAAGTGGGCGTTCACCGTGCCGTTCGTCTGCGGCGCGACCAACCTGGGCGAGGCGCTGCGCCGCATCACCGAGGGTGCGGCGATGATCCGCTCCAAGGGCGAGGCGGGCACGGGTGACGTCTCGAACGCGACGACGCACATGCGCACGCTGCGCGACGAGATCCGCCGCCTGACGTCGCTGCCCGAGGACGAGCTGTACCTCGCCGCCAAGGAGCTGCAGGCGCCGTTCGACCTCGTCAAGGAGGTCGCGACCGCCGGCAAGCTGCCCGTCGTCCTGTTCACCGCGGGCGGCATCGCGACCCCGGCCGACGCCGCGATGATGATGCAGCTCGGTGCCGAGGGCGTGTTCGTGGGCTCCGGCATCTTCAAGTCCGGCAACCCGGCCGAGCGCGCCGCCGCGATCGTCAAGGCGACGACCTTCTTCGACGACCCGGACGTCGTCGCGAAGGTCTCCCGCGGCCTCGGCGAGGCCATGGTCGGCATCAACGTCGACGACGTGCCGGTGCCGCACCGTCTCGCCGAGCGGGGCTGGTGA
- the ruvB gene encoding Holliday junction branch migration DNA helicase RuvB, with translation MADDEELATERLPAESLVRSGADDLERAAEAALRPRSLDEFVGQRVVRDQLSLVLQAARRRGRAPDHVLLSGPPGLGKTTLAMIIAAELGTSLRVTSGPAIQHAGDLAAVLSSLEEGEVLFLDEIHRLARPAEELLYVAMEDFRVDVVVGKGAGASAIPLALPPFTVVGATTRAGLLPAPLRDRFGFTGHLDFYETHELERVLLRSAGLLGAPLAADAAAEIASRSRGTPRIANRLLRRVRDWAEVRGDGSLDLGAARAALEVYEVDERGLDRLDRAVLSALCTRFGGGPVGLTTLAVAVGEEPETVETVAEPFLVREGLIGRTPRGRVALPGAWEHLGLSPQQRTLPI, from the coding sequence ATGGCTGACGACGAGGAGCTCGCGACCGAACGGCTGCCCGCCGAGTCGCTGGTCCGGTCCGGTGCCGACGACCTCGAACGTGCCGCCGAGGCCGCGCTGCGCCCCCGCTCGCTCGACGAGTTCGTCGGTCAGCGTGTCGTGCGCGACCAGCTGTCGCTCGTCCTGCAGGCCGCGCGTCGCCGCGGCCGCGCACCCGACCACGTGCTGCTGTCCGGCCCGCCCGGCCTGGGCAAGACGACGCTCGCCATGATCATCGCGGCCGAGCTCGGCACGTCGCTGCGCGTCACCAGCGGTCCTGCGATCCAGCACGCGGGGGACCTCGCGGCCGTCCTGTCCTCCCTCGAGGAGGGCGAGGTGCTGTTCCTCGACGAGATCCACCGCCTCGCGCGGCCCGCCGAGGAGCTGCTGTACGTGGCGATGGAGGACTTCCGGGTCGACGTCGTCGTCGGCAAGGGTGCGGGCGCGAGCGCGATCCCACTGGCCCTGCCGCCGTTCACGGTCGTGGGCGCGACGACCCGCGCGGGCCTCCTGCCCGCCCCGCTGCGCGACCGGTTCGGCTTCACCGGCCACCTCGACTTCTACGAGACCCACGAGCTCGAGCGCGTGCTGCTGCGCTCGGCCGGCCTGCTCGGCGCCCCGCTGGCCGCGGACGCCGCCGCGGAGATCGCGTCGCGATCGCGCGGCACCCCGCGCATCGCCAACCGCCTGCTGCGCCGCGTGCGCGACTGGGCGGAGGTGCGCGGCGACGGCTCGCTGGACCTCGGCGCCGCGCGCGCCGCGCTCGAGGTGTACGAGGTCGACGAGCGCGGTCTCGACCGCCTGGACCGCGCCGTGCTGTCGGCGCTGTGCACCCGGTTCGGCGGGGGACCGGTCGGCCTGACGACGCTCGCGGTGGCGGTCGGCGAGGAGCCGGAGACGGTCGAGACGGTCGCCGAGCCGTTCCTCGTGCGCGAGGGGTTGATCGGCCGGACCCCGCGCGGACGGGTCGCCCTGCCCGGCGCCTGGGAGCACCTCGGGCTGTCGCCCCAACAGCGCACACTTCCGATCTGA
- a CDS encoding phosphatidylinositol mannoside acyltransferase, translating into MNLDVARLYRLAWRYAGKLPGPVLRGAARLAADVTWLRRGGGVRRLEKNLGRARPDLDARALRRLSRAGMRSYMRYFTEAFALVGVSQEQVDARVRAVHRERAQPYLDADGPILMALGHVGNWDLAGAWATRHLAPVTTVAERLEPEELFQEFVAFRESIGLRIIPLSGGGDVFRDLIRAARGSAAVIPLLADRDLTAKGVEVDLFGHRARVAAGPAALAVSTGAPLFPVLVRYERLRGARRRAAGSPWGVTIEFSPVVPVPEGLPRAEQIRVMTQAWVDALADGIRQYPQDWHMLQRVFVDDLDPARYAATVEAARSEP; encoded by the coding sequence GTGAACCTCGACGTCGCCCGTCTCTACCGGCTCGCGTGGCGGTACGCCGGCAAGCTGCCCGGCCCCGTCCTGCGGGGCGCCGCACGGCTCGCCGCCGACGTGACCTGGCTGCGCCGCGGCGGCGGGGTCCGGCGTCTCGAGAAGAACCTCGGCCGGGCGCGGCCCGACCTCGACGCGCGTGCCCTGCGGCGCCTGAGCCGTGCCGGCATGCGCTCCTACATGCGATATTTCACCGAGGCGTTCGCGCTGGTCGGCGTCTCGCAGGAGCAGGTCGACGCCCGGGTGCGCGCCGTGCACCGCGAGCGCGCGCAGCCGTACCTCGACGCCGACGGCCCGATCCTCATGGCGCTCGGTCACGTCGGGAACTGGGACCTCGCGGGCGCGTGGGCGACCCGACACCTCGCACCCGTCACGACGGTGGCCGAGCGCCTCGAGCCCGAGGAGCTGTTCCAGGAGTTCGTCGCGTTCCGCGAGAGCATCGGGCTGCGGATCATCCCGCTGTCCGGAGGCGGCGACGTGTTCCGCGACCTCATCCGCGCCGCACGCGGCAGCGCCGCCGTGATCCCGCTGCTGGCGGACCGCGACCTCACCGCGAAGGGCGTCGAGGTCGACCTGTTCGGACACCGCGCGCGCGTCGCGGCGGGGCCGGCGGCGCTCGCGGTGTCGACCGGCGCACCGCTGTTCCCCGTGCTGGTCCGCTACGAGCGGCTGCGCGGCGCCCGCCGCCGGGCCGCAGGCTCGCCGTGGGGCGTCACGATCGAGTTCAGCCCGGTGGTGCCCGTGCCGGAAGGGCTGCCGCGCGCCGAGCAGATCCGCGTCATGACGCAGGCGTGGGTCGACGCCCTGGCCGACGGCATCCGGCAGTACCCGCAGGACTGGCACATGCTGCAGCGGGTGTTCGTCGACGACCTCGACCCGGCCCGGTACGCGGCGACCGTCGAGGCCGCGAGGAGCGAGCCGTGA
- the ruvC gene encoding crossover junction endodeoxyribonuclease RuvC, producing the protein MRVLGVDPGLTRCGLGVVDGLPGRRARLVAVGVATSPVDHEVDQRLLAIEARIEEWLEEHAPDAVAVERVFAQHNVRTVMGTAQVAGIAMVAAARRRIPVALHTPSEVKAAVTGNGRADKPQVQTMVARLLSLDEIPKPADAADALALAICHLWRPAGALGSPQRAPGSMTAAQRAWAAAEQAAKRRA; encoded by the coding sequence GTGCGCGTCCTCGGAGTCGATCCCGGCCTGACCCGGTGCGGTCTCGGCGTCGTCGACGGCCTCCCCGGCCGGCGCGCACGGCTGGTCGCCGTGGGCGTCGCGACGTCGCCCGTCGACCACGAGGTCGACCAGCGGCTGCTGGCCATCGAGGCGCGCATCGAGGAGTGGCTCGAGGAGCACGCGCCCGACGCGGTCGCCGTGGAGCGCGTGTTCGCGCAGCACAACGTGCGCACCGTGATGGGCACGGCCCAGGTCGCCGGGATCGCCATGGTCGCCGCCGCCCGCCGGCGCATCCCCGTCGCGCTGCACACGCCCAGCGAGGTCAAGGCCGCGGTCACGGGCAACGGGCGTGCCGACAAGCCGCAGGTCCAGACGATGGTCGCGCGGCTGCTCAGCCTCGACGAGATCCCGAAGCCCGCCGACGCGGCGGACGCGCTCGCGCTCGCGATCTGCCACCTGTGGCGACCGGCCGGAGCGCTCGGCTCACCGCAGCGGGCGCCCGGGTCCATGACGGCGGCGCAGCGCGCGTGGGCGGCGGCGGAGCAGGCAGCCAAGCGGCGCGCGTGA
- a CDS encoding glycosyltransferase family 4 protein — protein MRVGIVCPYSFDVPGGVQFHVRDLAEALLARGHEVSVLAPADDDTPVPPYLTAAGKAVPVRYNGSVARLTFGPMTAARVRKWLAAGQFDVLHLHEPVTPSLSMLALWIADGPVVATFHTSQVRSRSMQVAYPLVRQSLEKISARIAVSEDARRTLVEHLGGDAVVIPNGVYVDAFAQARPDARWTGTPSAPTVAFLGRLDESRKGLPVLLGAVGRVLDEVPGARFLVAGRGETGADQAREVLGDRAGAVEFLGGVSDEDKARLLASVDVYCAPQTGGESFGIVLVEAMSAGTAVVASDLGAFSRVLDDGAAGVLFRTGDSEDLARTLVRVLRDADLRARVVETASTSVRRYDWSVVTDQVHAVYEMVVAGRDAPVGEDPSSVRGARLLELRRSWGER, from the coding sequence CTGCGCGTCGGGATCGTCTGCCCGTACTCGTTCGACGTGCCCGGTGGCGTGCAGTTCCACGTGCGCGACCTCGCCGAGGCGCTCCTCGCGCGCGGCCACGAGGTCTCGGTGCTCGCGCCCGCCGATGACGACACGCCCGTCCCGCCGTACCTCACGGCCGCCGGCAAGGCCGTGCCGGTGCGCTACAACGGCTCGGTCGCACGCCTGACGTTCGGGCCGATGACGGCCGCGCGCGTGCGCAAGTGGTTGGCCGCGGGGCAGTTCGACGTGCTGCACCTGCACGAGCCCGTGACGCCGAGCCTCAGCATGCTCGCGCTGTGGATCGCCGACGGGCCCGTCGTCGCGACGTTCCACACGTCGCAGGTGCGGTCGCGCTCGATGCAGGTCGCGTACCCGCTGGTCCGGCAGTCGCTCGAGAAGATCTCCGCGCGCATCGCGGTGTCCGAGGACGCGCGGCGCACGCTCGTCGAGCACCTCGGCGGTGACGCGGTCGTGATCCCGAACGGGGTCTACGTCGACGCGTTCGCGCAGGCGCGCCCCGACGCGCGCTGGACGGGGACGCCGTCCGCGCCCACGGTCGCGTTCCTGGGCCGGCTCGACGAGTCGCGCAAGGGGCTGCCCGTGCTGCTCGGCGCCGTGGGACGCGTGCTCGACGAGGTGCCCGGCGCCCGGTTCCTCGTCGCCGGTCGCGGCGAGACGGGGGCCGACCAGGCCCGCGAGGTCCTCGGCGACCGGGCGGGCGCCGTCGAGTTCCTCGGCGGGGTCTCGGACGAGGACAAAGCGCGTCTGCTCGCGTCGGTCGACGTCTACTGCGCGCCCCAGACCGGGGGCGAGAGCTTCGGCATCGTGCTCGTCGAGGCGATGAGCGCGGGCACGGCAGTGGTCGCGAGCGACCTCGGTGCGTTCTCGCGCGTGCTCGACGACGGCGCCGCGGGCGTCCTGTTCCGCACGGGCGACAGCGAGGACCTCGCACGCACGCTCGTGCGCGTGCTGCGGGACGCGGACCTGCGCGCCCGCGTCGTCGAGACGGCGAGCACGTCGGTGCGGCGGTACGACTGGTCGGTCGTGACCGACCAGGTGCACGCGGTGTACGAGATGGTGGTCGCCGGACGGGACGCGCCGGTCGGCGAGGACCCGTCGTCGGTGCGGGGCGCGCGGCTGCTCGAGCTGCGCCGGTCGTGGGGTGAGCGGTGA
- a CDS encoding pyridoxal phosphate-dependent aminotransferase, whose translation MPTLAPTSPTLHIPRSGIRTLMELAHRDPEALHLEIGEPDTAPPAHAVEAAARAAHDGRAGYTASTGLAELREVAAERVTRVSGRATSADHVVVTHGAMHGLTMTMAALLGPGDEILLPDPMFPNWAMAAISVGAVVRTYPTSAANGFVPDLADVDAAVTPRTRAIVVCSPNNPTGAVYPADVVAGLVGVARRHDLWVLSDECYEAVTFGAPHVSPAAFDTDGRVVVQHSLSKTYAMTGWRTGFLATPRHDLVETIGHVAEATIACPSAPGQHAALAALTGPQDVVTDAVAQYRVRRDAAVAILDAAGLGYVRPEGAFYLMVDVGTADTDAFALRLLAERHVAVAPGSTFGPSAHGQVRISLAAAPEVLHAGLAHLVAAVAEDAAQDATGSRASSGRFAAAN comes from the coding sequence ATGCCCACCCTGGCCCCCACGTCCCCCACGCTGCACATCCCCCGCAGCGGCATCCGCACCCTGATGGAGCTCGCGCACCGCGACCCGGAGGCGCTCCACCTCGAGATCGGCGAGCCCGACACGGCGCCGCCCGCGCACGCCGTCGAGGCCGCAGCCCGGGCCGCGCACGACGGGCGCGCGGGCTACACCGCCAGCACGGGCCTCGCCGAGCTGCGCGAGGTCGCCGCCGAGCGCGTCACGCGCGTGAGCGGCCGGGCGACGTCCGCCGACCACGTGGTCGTCACGCACGGCGCGATGCACGGGCTGACCATGACGATGGCCGCGCTGCTCGGCCCGGGCGACGAGATCCTGCTGCCCGACCCGATGTTCCCGAACTGGGCGATGGCCGCGATCTCGGTCGGCGCCGTCGTGCGGACCTACCCGACGTCCGCCGCGAACGGGTTCGTCCCCGACCTCGCCGACGTGGACGCGGCCGTGACCCCCCGCACGCGGGCGATCGTCGTGTGCAGCCCGAACAACCCGACCGGCGCCGTGTACCCGGCGGACGTCGTCGCGGGGCTCGTCGGCGTCGCGCGGCGGCACGACCTGTGGGTGCTGTCCGACGAGTGCTACGAGGCCGTGACGTTCGGGGCGCCGCACGTCAGCCCGGCCGCGTTCGACACCGACGGCCGTGTCGTCGTGCAGCACAGCCTGTCGAAGACGTACGCGATGACGGGGTGGCGCACCGGCTTCCTCGCGACGCCGCGGCACGACCTGGTCGAGACGATCGGGCACGTCGCCGAGGCGACGATCGCGTGCCCGTCGGCGCCCGGGCAGCACGCCGCACTGGCCGCGCTCACCGGCCCGCAGGACGTCGTCACGGACGCCGTCGCGCAGTACCGGGTGCGCCGCGACGCCGCGGTCGCGATCCTGGACGCCGCCGGCCTGGGGTACGTGCGGCCCGAAGGCGCGTTCTACCTCATGGTCGACGTCGGCACCGCGGACACCGACGCGTTCGCGCTCCGCCTGCTCGCCGAGCGGCACGTCGCCGTCGCACCGGGTTCGACGTTCGGGCCGTCCGCGCACGGTCAGGTGCGCATCAGCCTCGCGGCGGCGCCCGAGGTCCTGCACGCGGGCCTCGCGCACCTCGTCGCCGCCGTCGCGGAGGACGCGGCGCAGGACGCGACCGGCAGCCGGGCGTCGTCGGGACGGTTCGCGGCCGCGAACTAG